The following proteins come from a genomic window of Candidatus Bipolaricaulis sibiricus:
- a CDS encoding ATP-dependent Clp protease ATP-binding subunit ClpA, with protein MPLCDVCRIRPATVTAEVVQDGERRVLHLCQADYAQLRGEEWFSPWESLLEGFLSPRRRPDREAPDLGSYLSDESRELLQRAARVAVGFGKREMDTEHLLYALTESEAAREFLRKAQLDPQDIRGYIDHNAPRGTLGAERGETVRVGMSPRVKAVLETAFHASRDLGHSYVGPEHLLLGLLAEPDGLGGEVLRRFGLSPDTVQEKLRRTPGREPGAGRGPKSATPILDKHSRDLTALARQGKLDPVIGRAKEIETVIEVLARRKKNNPVLIGEPGVGKTAIVEGLAQRVARDEVPEVLRGKRLVELNVNSLVAGTKYRGEFEERVKELLDEILAHQDELILFIDELHTIVGAGQAEGGLDIANTLKPALARGELHLIGATTLNEYQKHVEKDAALERRFQPVFIAEPTVDQTVHILRGLRDRFEAHHKVRITDEAIVAAGELSDRYISGRYLPDKAIDLIDQAAARVRISSTSRPAEVQELEAEIKALKREQDYATTRKQFDRAKEIEASIAEKEKALAQATETWKKGVASGTPEVRAEHVAEIVSSLTGIPVADLTAEEKEKLLRLEQVLHERVVGQDEAVAAVSAAVRLSRAGLKEGHRPIATFLFLGPTGVGKTELAKTLAWAVFGDEEAMVRIDMSEYTERHTVSRLVGAPPGYVGYEEGGQLTERVRRRPYSVVLLDEIEKAHPEVHNILLQVFDDGRLTDGKGRVVDFSNTILIATSNVGSDLIQANLTAPEGRRLDYKALKERLMEVLRGHFRPEFLNRIDEVIVFHALTKDHIRSIVLLQLERVRRVARGQGVELEFDASVVDHLAEVGYRPEYGARELKRRIRSEVENALASALLEGKVSEGDRVRVLYDVARGEARFEKSAPPPDASVSTGGA; from the coding sequence ATGCCGCTGTGCGATGTGTGTCGGATTCGGCCGGCCACGGTTACGGCCGAGGTCGTTCAGGATGGCGAGCGGCGGGTGCTGCACTTGTGCCAGGCGGACTACGCCCAGTTGCGCGGCGAGGAGTGGTTCTCGCCGTGGGAGTCGCTCTTGGAGGGGTTTCTCTCTCCGCGGCGGAGACCGGACCGCGAGGCACCGGACCTCGGATCGTACCTGTCCGACGAGAGCCGCGAGCTGCTCCAACGGGCGGCGCGCGTGGCGGTGGGGTTCGGAAAGCGGGAGATGGACACCGAGCACCTCCTCTACGCCCTCACCGAGAGCGAGGCAGCACGCGAGTTCCTGCGCAAGGCGCAGCTCGACCCCCAGGACATCCGGGGGTACATCGACCACAACGCGCCCCGCGGGACGCTGGGAGCCGAGCGGGGGGAGACGGTGCGCGTGGGGATGAGCCCCCGCGTGAAGGCGGTCCTCGAGACGGCGTTTCACGCCTCGCGTGACCTCGGCCACTCCTACGTGGGCCCGGAACACCTGCTCCTCGGGCTTCTTGCGGAGCCCGACGGCCTGGGGGGCGAGGTCCTGCGCCGGTTCGGCCTCAGCCCGGACACCGTGCAGGAAAAGCTCCGGCGCACCCCGGGGCGGGAGCCAGGCGCAGGCCGGGGGCCGAAGTCGGCGACCCCGATCCTCGACAAGCACTCCCGGGATCTGACCGCGCTGGCCCGTCAGGGAAAGCTCGACCCAGTGATCGGGCGGGCCAAAGAGATCGAGACGGTGATCGAGGTCCTCGCGCGGCGAAAGAAGAACAACCCGGTCCTCATCGGGGAGCCGGGCGTGGGGAAGACGGCGATCGTGGAGGGCCTCGCCCAACGCGTCGCCCGGGACGAGGTCCCGGAGGTGCTGCGCGGGAAGCGCCTGGTGGAGCTCAACGTGAACTCCCTCGTTGCGGGCACGAAGTACCGCGGGGAGTTCGAGGAGCGGGTGAAGGAGCTCCTCGACGAGATCCTCGCCCACCAGGACGAGCTGATCCTGTTCATCGACGAGCTCCACACGATCGTGGGGGCCGGGCAGGCGGAGGGGGGCCTCGACATCGCCAACACCCTCAAGCCGGCCCTCGCCCGGGGCGAGCTCCACTTGATCGGCGCGACGACCTTGAACGAGTACCAGAAGCACGTGGAGAAGGACGCGGCGCTCGAGCGCCGGTTCCAGCCGGTGTTCATCGCCGAGCCGACCGTGGACCAGACCGTCCACATCCTGCGCGGGTTGCGCGATCGGTTCGAAGCCCACCACAAGGTGCGGATCACCGACGAGGCGATCGTGGCCGCGGGGGAGCTGTCTGACCGCTACATCTCCGGCCGCTACCTCCCGGACAAGGCGATCGACCTCATCGACCAAGCTGCGGCGCGGGTTCGCATCTCGTCGACGTCGCGGCCGGCCGAGGTCCAGGAACTGGAGGCGGAGATCAAGGCCCTCAAGCGTGAGCAGGACTACGCCACGACCCGCAAGCAGTTCGACCGAGCGAAGGAGATCGAGGCGTCGATCGCCGAGAAGGAGAAGGCCCTCGCTCAGGCCACGGAGACGTGGAAGAAGGGCGTCGCCTCGGGGACGCCCGAGGTCCGGGCGGAGCACGTGGCGGAGATCGTCTCCTCCCTGACCGGGATTCCGGTCGCCGACCTCACTGCCGAGGAGAAGGAGAAGCTCCTCAGGCTGGAGCAGGTGCTGCACGAGCGGGTGGTGGGCCAGGACGAAGCCGTGGCCGCGGTGAGCGCCGCGGTGCGCCTGTCGCGGGCTGGGCTCAAGGAGGGGCACCGCCCGATCGCGACGTTCCTCTTCCTCGGCCCCACCGGGGTCGGGAAGACCGAGCTCGCCAAGACCCTCGCCTGGGCCGTGTTCGGGGACGAGGAGGCGATGGTCCGGATCGACATGAGCGAGTACACGGAGCGGCACACCGTGTCCCGGCTCGTCGGTGCGCCGCCGGGGTACGTGGGGTACGAGGAGGGCGGGCAGCTCACGGAGCGCGTCCGCCGCCGGCCGTACTCGGTGGTCCTCCTCGACGAGATCGAGAAGGCCCACCCCGAGGTCCACAACATCCTCCTCCAGGTGTTCGACGACGGGCGCCTTACCGACGGCAAGGGCCGGGTGGTGGACTTCTCGAACACGATCCTCATCGCCACGAGCAACGTCGGAAGCGACCTCATCCAGGCCAACCTCACCGCCCCCGAGGGGCGACGCCTGGACTACAAGGCCCTCAAGGAACGGCTGATGGAGGTCTTGCGTGGCCACTTCCGGCCGGAGTTCCTGAACCGGATCGACGAGGTGATCGTGTTCCACGCGCTCACGAAGGACCACATCCGCAGTATCGTCCTCCTGCAGCTGGAGCGGGTGCGGCGGGTGGCGCGGGGGCAGGGCGTGGAGCTCGAGTTCGACGCGTCGGTCGTTGACCACCTGGCGGAGGTGGGGTACCGGCCCGAGTACGGGGCCCGCGAGCTCAAGCGGCGGATTCGCAGCGAGGTCGAGAACGCGCTGGCGAGTGCGCTGCTCGAGGGCAAGGTGTCGGAAGGGGATCGGGTGCGAGTCCTCTACGACGTGGCCCGCGGGGAGGCGAGGTTCGAGAAGTCGGCCCCTCCACCCGATGCCTCCGTCTCCACGGGAGGGGCGTAG
- a CDS encoding hemolysin-3, which translates to MTRPLPEYTKGEEIANAVTHGVATVLSVAGLTALIVLAVLGGSNAGQIASLVVYGTTLVLTHLASTLYHALTHRGAKAVFRVLDHASIYLLIAGTYTPFLVIRLWNPWGWTLLGVVWAMAIAGVLFKSLFLGRLRKASVVTYVAMGWLIVVAARQVVAHIPLGALALLFAGGLIYTLGIVFYAWKKLPFNHAVWHLMVLGAGMCHYFAIFLYLLPPA; encoded by the coding sequence ATGACCCGCCCTCTACCCGAGTACACCAAGGGCGAGGAGATCGCCAACGCGGTGACCCACGGCGTGGCCACTGTGCTCAGCGTGGCGGGACTGACGGCGCTGATCGTGCTCGCGGTGCTCGGGGGGAGCAACGCCGGGCAGATCGCAAGCCTCGTCGTCTACGGGACAACCCTCGTCCTCACCCACCTCGCCTCCACGCTCTACCACGCCCTCACGCACCGGGGAGCAAAGGCCGTGTTTCGGGTCCTGGACCACGCGTCAATCTACCTGCTCATTGCCGGAACCTACACCCCGTTCCTCGTGATCCGGCTGTGGAACCCGTGGGGATGGACCCTGCTCGGTGTCGTGTGGGCGATGGCCATCGCCGGTGTCCTGTTCAAGTCGCTCTTCCTCGGCCGGCTGCGCAAGGCATCCGTGGTCACCTACGTCGCGATGGGATGGCTGATCGTCGTGGCGGCACGTCAAGTTGTCGCCCACATCCCGTTGGGGGCACTGGCCCTCTTGTTCGCCGGCGGACTGATCTACACCTTGGGCATCGTGTTCTACGCGTGGAAGAAGCTTCCGTTCAACCACGCGGTCTGGCACCTGATGGTGCTCGGCGCAGGGATGTGCCACTACTTCGCGATCTTCCTCTACCTCCTCCCCCCCGCCTGA
- a CDS encoding Nicotinate phosphoribosyltransferase, giving the protein MGQGAFVDLYELTMAQSYLRHGLTGEASFAYFVRAPVPHRRFLLFAGLDPLLGVLEGFGFGEDDLAYLEGLRLFDGAFLAHLERLRFTGEVRAVEEGEVVFPGEPLVVVTAPRIEAQLVETVLLNLLNYATLVATKAARIVLAAGEEAVLVDFSPRRDHGVEAALHAARASYLAGFHATSNVEAGKRYGIPVAGTMAHSYVMSFPDELSAFRAFAHDHPQPILLVDTYDPLQGTRHAVQVARELRQVGRELFGVRLDSGDLAALSREMRAILDGAGFPAVRIFVSGDLDEERIREFRARGGVAWGYGVGTRLGVSWDLPALGGVYKLVEDDTGPRRKTSPGKVSLPGRCQVWRNGFRDVVGLIGEQGEGRPLLSVVMEGGRRVAAPPNLAHRRSVVREALFSLPPALADLSPVAAPRYPVELSPRLGSLAAGGR; this is encoded by the coding sequence ATGGGGCAGGGCGCGTTCGTGGACCTCTACGAGCTGACGATGGCCCAGTCGTACCTCCGGCACGGGCTGACGGGGGAGGCGTCGTTCGCCTACTTCGTCCGGGCCCCGGTTCCCCACCGTCGGTTCCTCCTCTTCGCCGGGCTGGACCCGCTCCTCGGTGTGCTGGAGGGGTTCGGGTTTGGGGAGGACGACCTCGCGTACCTGGAGGGGCTCCGTCTGTTCGACGGCGCGTTTCTGGCCCATCTGGAGCGGCTCCGGTTCACGGGGGAGGTGCGGGCGGTGGAGGAGGGGGAGGTGGTGTTCCCCGGGGAGCCGCTCGTCGTCGTAACCGCGCCCCGGATCGAGGCTCAGCTCGTGGAGACGGTGCTCCTCAACCTCCTCAACTACGCGACCCTCGTGGCGACCAAGGCGGCGCGGATCGTCCTCGCGGCGGGGGAGGAGGCGGTGCTGGTGGACTTCAGCCCCCGGCGGGACCACGGAGTGGAGGCGGCGCTCCACGCCGCGCGCGCCAGCTACCTCGCCGGGTTCCACGCCACCTCGAACGTCGAGGCGGGGAAGCGTTACGGGATCCCCGTCGCCGGGACGATGGCCCACTCCTACGTGATGAGCTTCCCCGATGAGCTCAGCGCGTTCCGCGCCTTCGCCCACGATCACCCGCAGCCGATCCTCCTCGTCGACACCTACGACCCCCTCCAGGGGACCCGCCACGCGGTCCAAGTGGCGCGCGAGCTCCGCCAGGTTGGGCGGGAGCTGTTCGGGGTGCGGCTCGACTCCGGGGACCTCGCCGCCCTGTCCCGAGAGATGCGGGCGATCCTCGACGGGGCCGGGTTCCCCGCGGTGCGGATCTTCGTGTCCGGAGACCTCGATGAGGAGCGGATCCGGGAGTTTCGGGCCCGGGGCGGGGTGGCGTGGGGGTACGGCGTGGGGACCCGCCTCGGGGTGTCGTGGGACCTCCCCGCGCTCGGCGGGGTGTACAAGCTCGTCGAGGACGACACGGGACCGCGGAGGAAGACGAGCCCGGGCAAGGTGAGCCTCCCCGGGCGGTGCCAGGTGTGGCGGAACGGGTTCCGGGACGTGGTCGGGCTGATCGGCGAGCAGGGGGAGGGTCGGCCGCTCCTCTCGGTGGTGATGGAGGGCGGGCGGAGGGTGGCGGCGCCGCCAAACCTCGCCCACCGGCGCAGCGTGGTGCGGGAGGCCCTGTTCTCCCTTCCGCCCGCGCTCGCCGACCTGTCGCCCGTGGCGGCCCCCCGCTACCCGGTGGAGCTCTCCCCCCGCCTCGGGTCCCTCGCCGCGGGAGGGAGGTGA
- a CDS encoding Nicotinamidase: MNVPQIRWTDGVELPAARTALLVVDMQNDFVDPRGALPVPAAAGTVGPIAALLARAREAGVPVLYTQDWHLPDDPEFRIWPPHCVAGTWGAEVVDALAPRPGETRIRKTTYDPFFRTPLEPVLDELGVEEVVIVGTVANICVLHAAASAALRGIRPVVPRDGVSALTEFDLHLAFHQVASLYRGVPLAGAEGARFVPRARA, translated from the coding sequence GTGAACGTCCCCCAGATCCGGTGGACGGACGGGGTCGAGCTCCCCGCGGCGCGGACCGCCCTGCTCGTGGTCGACATGCAGAACGACTTCGTCGACCCGCGGGGAGCGCTGCCCGTTCCCGCCGCGGCGGGGACGGTGGGGCCGATCGCCGCGCTCCTCGCCCGGGCGCGGGAGGCGGGGGTCCCGGTCCTCTACACCCAGGACTGGCACCTCCCCGACGACCCCGAGTTCCGGATCTGGCCCCCCCACTGCGTGGCGGGGACGTGGGGGGCGGAGGTGGTGGACGCGCTGGCCCCGCGGCCGGGGGAGACGCGGATCCGGAAGACCACGTACGACCCGTTCTTCCGGACTCCCCTCGAACCGGTGCTGGACGAGCTGGGGGTGGAGGAGGTCGTGATCGTGGGCACGGTGGCCAATATCTGCGTTCTGCACGCCGCGGCGTCGGCTGCCCTGCGGGGGATCCGGCCCGTGGTCCCGCGGGACGGGGTGAGCGCGCTCACCGAGTTCGACCTGCACCTGGCGTTCCACCAGGTGGCGTCCCTCTACCGGGGCGTCCCCCTCGCCGGGGCGGAGGGGGCGCGGTTCGTCCCGCGAGCCCGGGCCTAG